The Pontibacillus yanchengensis genome has a segment encoding these proteins:
- a CDS encoding sigma factor G inhibitor Gin: MSEENKWERCGVCEKEKERGIHLYTMFICTECEQEMIHTDPSAQKYQYFLEKMRVMNQTTLYS; this comes from the coding sequence ATGAGTGAAGAAAACAAGTGGGAACGTTGTGGTGTTTGTGAGAAAGAGAAAGAACGAGGTATTCATTTATACACAATGTTCATATGTACAGAATGTGAGCAAGAAATGATTCATACGGATCCATCGGCGCAGAAATACCAATATTTCTTAGAAAAAATGCGAGTTATGAATCAAACAACTTTATACTCTTAA